DNA from Blastocatellia bacterium:
ATTTCAGTAGCAGAGCGTCTTATTTCCTTTGACCTTGGAGCTTTCATAAGCTCATCGTTGTTATCCACTTGACTACCTATTAAAACACAGGCGTGGTTATTAGAGTTTTCCGTCGCAATTATTGCATGAAATGGCCTTTTGGAATGTTCCTCAATAACATTTTCTAGCCAAGATAAAGTAGGTGTCCATTCAGAAACACGTGTCATAAGAACAAGATTTTTTAATGCTATTTCTACTTTCGTTCTTTCAACTGCTTGAAAATTTGCTGTCGCTGCATAAACAAGCCTTTTCCATTTAGAAGGGTACTGAGAAATAAGCCGCCCATTGGCTACACCAAATTGGCTAATGAAATAACGAAATCTATCCCAATTACTTAAAACAGAAGGATCTAAAGCATACTCCTTTAACATTTAAAAAGCTCCTCTGCTCGTTCCTCAAAAAAGCCTTTAGGCCAACGGTCTATAAACTCGCCTGTTTCATCTATGCGAAGTGGTGTTAGCTTCACGCCTTCAGCAGTTTGTTCAACATAAATAACAGAAACTTTATCAGGTGTAAGTGCTGGTGCATCTGGTGGTAGTTCATTGTCGTTAGTCTCTCGTATTCGTCTAAGTAGTCTTAATATTAAATGTTCGCTATGGGTTTCAAGAAAAGAGATCTCTTTTCATTAATTTGATCAATAAAGATCTCCCCTAGCCCCGTCTGAATTGCCGGATGAATATAGTTCTGGCTGTTCAATAGCAATAATACTATCATCTGT
Protein-coding regions in this window:
- a CDS encoding DUF3696 domain-containing protein, which gives rise to MSFLETHSEHLILRLLRRIRETNDNELPPDAPALTPDKVSVIYVEQTAEGVKLTPLRIDETGEFIDRWPKGFFEERAEELFKC